From one Gossypium hirsutum isolate 1008001.06 chromosome D08, Gossypium_hirsutum_v2.1, whole genome shotgun sequence genomic stretch:
- the LOC107888058 gene encoding protein FERTILITY RESTORER RF2, mitochondrial: MATVVGAASYPLSNPIVSMVDVVSSKAFDEVLKATPPALSAFLAGLPSIEANEKSPQLDDGDSGFPPRDDDGGGGGGGNWSGEFFLFKFLAFLGFLKDKESEEYYRDNRRR; encoded by the exons ATGGCTACAGTTGTTGGTGCTGCTTCATACCCATTGTCCAATCCCATAGTTTCAATGGTAGACGTTGTATCCTCCAAGGCATTTGATGAAGTACTGAAAGCAACACCACCTGCTTTGTCAGCATTTTTGGCTGGCTTGCCTTCTATCGAGG CAAATGAGAAGTCACCGCAGCTAGATGATGGTGATTCAGGATTTCCTCCCCGTGACGATGATGGTGGTGGAGGTGGTGGGGGCAACTGGTCAGGTGAATTCTTCCTTTTCAAATTCCTCGCGTTTCTAGGCTTCCTAAAGGATAAAGAAAGCGAAGAATATTACCGGGACAACCGAAGAAGATGA
- the LOC107886417 gene encoding expansin-like B1 → MGFSLKLPYCCLVSIMMLLPALCYSDKFDKSTATYYSRPDGLGTPSGACGFGEYGRNISDGNVAGVYRLYNNGIGCGACYQVRCTTSPQICTDKGVNIVVTDYGQGDNTDFILSHHAFEAMAQPGTADRLFAYGVVDVEYQRVPCQYVGHKIQVKVHENSRNPDYLAIIMLYQAGKSDILSVDIWQQGKWVEMRRSFGAVFDMSNPPLGAISLRFNVQDSAGSKWAVEAPNVIPPNWKAGVAYDTNIQL, encoded by the exons ATGGGGTTCTCACTCAAACTTCCGTATTGCTGTCTAGTGTCTATCATGATGCTATTACCTGCACTGTGTTACTCCGACAAATTCGACAAGTCAACAGCAACTTACTATAGCCGTCCTGACGGCTTAGGCACTCCAA GTGGGGCTTGCGGGTTTGGAGAATATGGAAGGAATATCTCTGATGGTAATGTTGCTGGGGTTTACAGGCTCTACAACAATGGAATTGGCTGTGGTGCTTGCTATCAG GTTAGGTGCACAACAAGCCCTCAAATCTGTACTGATAAAGGGGTGAACATAGTGGTGACTGACTATGGCCAAGGCGACAATACCGATTTCATCCTCAGTCACCACGCATTTGAAGCGATGGCACAACCAGGCACCGCGGATCGTCTGTTTGCTTACGGAGTTGTTGATGTGGAATACCAAAGAGTTCCCTGTCAATACGTTGGTCATAAGATCCAGGTTAAGGTTCATGAAAATAGCAGAAACCCAGATTACTTGGCCATTATAATGCTGTACCAAGCTGGTAAAAGTGATATACTATCCGTTGATATTTGGCAGCAG GGAAAATGGGTAGAAATGAGAAGGTCGTTTGGGGCAGTTTTCGACATGTCAAATCCACCATTGGGAGCCATCAGTTTGAGGTTCAATGTGCAGGACAGCGCCGGCAGCAAATGGGCGGTGGAGGCACCGAATGTTATTCCTCCTAATTGGAAAGCTGGAGTCGCTTATGATACCAATATTCAGCTTTAG
- the LOC107888059 gene encoding expansin-like B1, whose product MGFSLKLQYYCLVCVMVLLPALCYSKDYFVKTRATYYGSSDGLGTTSGACGFGEYGRNISSGNVAGVYRLYKNGVGCGACYQVRCTTNPQICTKKGVNVVVTDYGQGDNTDFILSHHANEAMARPGTADRLLAYGVVDVEYQRVPCQYVGHKIQVKVHEYSRKPDYLAIIMLYQAGKSDILSVDIWQQGKWVEMRRSFGAVFDMPNPPLGAMSLRFKVQDNAGIKWPKAVIPRNWKAGVAYDTDIQLQ is encoded by the exons ATGGGGTTCTCGCTCAAACTTCAGTATTACTGTCTTGTGTGTGTCATGGTGCTATTACCTGCACTGTGTTACTCAAAGGACTATTTCGTGAAGACCAGAGCAACTTACTATGGCAGTTCCGACGGCTTAGGCACTACAA GTGGAGCTTGCGGGTTTGGAGAATACGGAAGAAATATCTCTAGTGGCAATGTCGCTGGGGTTTATAGGCTCTACAAGAATGGAGTTGGCTGTGGTGCTTGCTATCAG GTTAGGTGCACAACAAACCCTCAAATCTGTACTAAGAAAGGGGTGAACGTAGTGGTGACTGACTATGGCCAAGGCGACAACACCGATTTCATCCTCAGCCACCACGCAAATGAAGCGATGGCACGACCAGGCACCGCGGATCGTCTGCTTGCTTACGGAGTTGTTGACGTGGAATACCAAAGAGTTCCCTGCCAATACGTTGGTCATAAGATCCAGGTTAAGGTTCATGAATATAGCAGAAAACCAGATTACTTGGCCATTATAATGTTGTACCAAGCTGGTAAAAGTGATATCCTATCCGTTGATATTTGGCAGCAG GGAAAATGGGTAGAAATGAGAAGGTCATTTGGGGCAGTTTTCGACATGCCAAATCCACCATTGGGAGCCATGAGTTTGAGGTTCAAAGTGCAGGACAACGCCGGCATCAAATGGCCAAAGGCTGTTATTCCTCGTAATTGGAAAGCTGGAGTTGCTTATGATACCGATATTCAGCTTCAGTAA
- the LOC107886418 gene encoding expansin-like B1, giving the protein MGFSLKLQYCLVSVMVLLPAVCYSQDYFVKSRATYYGSPDCLGTPSGACGFGEYGRSVNDANVAGVSRLYKNGTGCGACYQVRCTNPQICADNGVNIVVTDYGEGDNTDFILSPPAYARMARPDTGAHLFAYGVVDVEYQRIPCQYSGYKTQVKVQEHSKYPNYLAIVVLYQAGKSEILSVDIWQEDCKEWIGMRRAFGAVFDMANPPSGDISLRFQVRGSAGLTWVQAPNVIPKYWKAGVAYETDIQLY; this is encoded by the exons ATGGGGTTCTCACTGAAACTTCAGTATTGCCTAGTTTCTGTCATGGTGCTATTACCTGCAGTGTGTTACTCTCAGGACTATTTCGTCAAGTCCAGAGCAACTTACTACGGCAGTCCTGACTGCTTAGGCACTCCAA GTGGAGCTTGCGGATTTGGAGAATATGGAAGAAGTGTCAATGATGCCAATGTCGCCGGGGTTTCCAGGCTCTACAAGAATGGAACTGGCTGCGGTGCTTGTTATCAG GTTAGGTGCACTAACCCTCAAATATGTGCTGATAATGGGGTGAACATAGTGGTGACCGACTATGGCGAAGGCGACAACACCGATTTCATCCTTAGTCCCCCCGCATATGCAAGGATGGCGCGACCAGACACCGGGGCACATCTGTTTGCTTACGGCGTTGTTGATGTAGAGTACCAAAGAATCCCCTGCCAATACAGTGGTTACAAGACCCAGGTTAAGGTTCAGGAACATAGCAAATACCCAAATTACTTGGCCATTGTAGTGTTATACCAAGCTGGTAAAAGTGAAATCCTATCCGTCGATATTTGGCAG GAGGATTGTAAAGAATGGATAGGAATGAGGAGGGCATTTGGCGCCGTTTTCGACATGGCAAATCCGCCATCAGGAGACATCAGTTTGAGGTTCCAAGTGCGGGGCAGCGCCGGATTGACATGGGTGCAGGCACCGAATGTCATTCCTAAGTACTGGAAAGCTGGAGTTGCTTATGAAACGGACATTCAGCTTTATTAA